One window from the genome of Ovis canadensis isolate MfBH-ARS-UI-01 breed Bighorn chromosome 21, ARS-UI_OviCan_v2, whole genome shotgun sequence encodes:
- the RNH1 gene encoding ribonuclease inhibitor isoform X6: MKLDIQCEQLSDARWTELLPLIQQYEVVRLDDCGLTEVRCKDIGSALQANPSLTELSLRTNELGDGGVLLVLQGLQSPTCKIQKLSLQNCCLTEAGCRVLPGALRSLPSLRELHLSDNPLGDAGLRLLCEGLLDPQCRLEKLQLEYCNLTAASCEPLAAVLRATRDLKELVVSNNDIGEAGVQVLCRGLAESACQLETLKLENCGLTAANCKDLCGIVASQASLKDLDLGSNRLGDAGLAELCPGLLSPSSQLRTLWLWECDLSVSGCRDLCRILQAKETLKELSLAGNGLGDEGAQLLCESLLQPGCQLESLWVKSCGFTAACCQHFGSVLTQNKRLLELQLSSNPLGDAGVHVLCQALGQPGTVLRVLWVGDCELTNSSCGGLASLLLASHSLRELDLSNNGLGDPGVLQLLGSLEQPACGLEQLVLYDIYWTEAVDERLRAVEESKPGLRIIS, translated from the exons GCTGGACGACTGTGGCCTCACGGAGGTGCGCTGCAAGGACATCGGGTCCGCGCTGCAGGCCAACCCGTCCCTGACGGAGCTCAGCCTGCGCACCAATGAACTGGGCGATGGCGGCGTGCTCCTGGTCCTCCAGGGCCTGCAGAGCCCCACCTGCAAGATCCAGAAGCTCAG cctccagaactgctgCCTGACGGAGGCTGGCTGCAGGGTCCTGCCGGGCGCGCTGCGCTCCCTGCCCAGCCTGCGCGAGCTGCACCTCAGCGACAACCCACTGGGGGATGCCGGCCTGCGGCTGCTCTGTGAGGGGCTCCTGGACCCCCAGTGCCGCCTGGAGAAGCTGCA GCTGGAGTACTGCAACCTAACGGCCGCCAGTTGCGAGCCCCTGGCCGCGGTGCTCAGGGCCACGCGGGACCTGAAGGAGCTCGTGGTGAGCAACAATGACATTGGCGAGGCTGGCGTCCAGGTGCTGTGCCGGGGCCTGGCAGAGTCCGCTTGCCAGCTGGAGACGCTCAA ATTGGAGAACTGTGGCCTCACGGCGGCCAACTGCAAGGACCTGTGTGGGATCGTGGCCTCCCAGGCCTCACTGAAGGACCTGGACCTGGGCAGCAACCGGCTGGGCGACGCAGGCCTGGCAGAGCTGTGCCCCGGCCTGCTGAGCCCCAGCTCCCAGCTCAGGACCCTGTG GCTCTGGGAGTGCGACCTCAGCGTCAGCGGCTGCAGAGACCTCTGCCGCATCCTCCAGGCCAAGGAGACTCTGAAAGAGCTGAGCCTGGCGGGCAACGGCCTGGGGGACGAGGGCGCCCAGCTGCTGTGCGAGAGCCTGCTGCAGCCCGGCTGCCAGCTGGAGTCCCTGTG GGTGAAGTCCTGCGGGTTCACGGCCGCCTGCTGCCAGCACTTCGGTTCCGTGCTGACCCAGAACAAGCGCCTCTTGGAGCTGCAGCTGAGCAGCAACCCGCTGGGCGACGCGGGCGTCCACgtgctgtgccaggccctgggccagcCGGGCACTGTGCTGCGGGTGCTCTG GGTGGGCGACTGTGAGCTGACAAACAGCAGCTGTGGCGGCCTGGCCTCACTCCTGCTGGCCAGCCACAGCCTGCGGGAGCTAGACCTGAGCAACAACGGCCTGGGCGACCCTGGCGTCCTGCAGCTGCTGGGCAGCCTGGAGCAGCCTGCCTGCGGCCTGGAGCAGCTGGT CCTGTATGACATCTACTGGACCGAGGCGGTGGATGAGCGCCTGCGGGCCGTGGAGGAGAGCAAGCCTGGCCTGCGCATCATCTCCTAA